One part of the Ziziphus jujuba cultivar Dongzao chromosome 2, ASM3175591v1 genome encodes these proteins:
- the LOC132800601 gene encoding cycloeucalenol cycloisomerase-like has translation MRQHPSNMLKLIKSEFPSLELLPLEELKILNKLWLGNVIMLFRFNMCSFLTINLWTEHLCTKVGSLFYAIYFLVSFPMFIRIDEKPGDPWDLPRVAIDALGAALLVTIILYLWRIFLGTIVPIPETKQCLQPGLPWFPGHANET, from the exons ATGAGGCAACATCCTTCTAACATGCTGAAACTCATAAAAAGTGAATTTCCTTCCTTGGAATTGTTACCACTTGAAGAATTAAAGATTCTTAATAAACTGTGGCTGGGAAATGTGATAATGTTGTTTCGCTTTAACATGTGCAGTTTCCTTACTATCAATTTGTGGACCGAGCATCTATGTACAAAAGTTGGATCCTTATTTTATGCCATCTACTTCCTTGTGAGCTTCCCTATGTTTATAAG AATTGACGAGAAACCTGGCGATCCATGGGACTTGCCTAGAGTTGCTATTGATGCACTTGGTGCTGCACTGCTGGTCACAATAATACTCTATCTATGGCGCATTTTTTTGGGAACTATTGTCCCAATTCCCGAAACAAAACAGTGCCTTCAACCAGGACTTCCTTGGTTCCCAGGACATGCGAACGAAACTTGA